One region of Bactrocera neohumeralis isolate Rockhampton chromosome 5, APGP_CSIRO_Bneo_wtdbg2-racon-allhic-juicebox.fasta_v2, whole genome shotgun sequence genomic DNA includes:
- the LOC126759380 gene encoding uncharacterized protein LOC126759380, producing the protein MWSPQKGPTRLWDLRFSHIFILHLMFSLVLAGNELWPMERPEGMPNIVSLEVMCGKDHMDVHLTFSHPFEGIVSSKGQHSDPRCVYVPPSTGKTFFSFRISYSRCGTKPDLHGQFYENTVVVQYDKDLLEVWDEAKRLRCEWFNDYEKTASKPPMVIADLDVIQLDFRGDNVDCWMEIQHGKGPWAPPVSGIVPLGSTLTLVVAINDYRGEFDMRVKSCVASDGSGHVINLSDEFGCVLRPKMISRFLKARAPDERATVITYAFFHAFKFPDALSVHIKCKVEICRHGCLDHCQLTGSVNERKDVLMNEPPGNQNELSQESIGHQPALGGMPLGGVGGGGLGGVGGGAGVGMGGDGMGDHDIFYDDIIHNRKQLSSINSGIANILDQFNIHEKNANLSPRPVHEEPEDSDLDSLFGEDELADLDEAQYMELKKSGKFPHGPRQFEAQKRMGVPMAGPRSLEPKTNDDAPHPIYRPQAEALKRTREDHIDLDASEELLKQKTNKTADSDEHEKSTRRRRRSIVIADRKVRSADVGVSGLYDVISEADLAFSPDSKQEAVTVFQGKISEEVVYGICMPVPGFSILFIVVISATIVSALIAGSLLYRYQLQKEALEKQTPMPAPGTFASWMTLRLFRMRHMQEQQQRQQIGGTVAAASAVAHETVQ; encoded by the exons TTTAGTTTAGTCTTAGCTGGTAATGAATTGTGGCCCATGGAACGGCCGGAGGGAATGCCAAACATAGTCTCTTTAGAAGTGATGTGCGGTAAGGATCATATGGATGTACATTTGACATTTTCCCATCCATTCGAGGGCATCGTCAGCTCAAAAG GACAACACAGCGATCCGCGTTGCGTTTATGTGCCGCCATCGACGGGCAAAACGTTCTTCTCATTTCGGATATCGTACTCACGCTGCGGCACGAAGCCGGACTTGCACGGACAATTTTATGAGAATACG GTGGTTGTGCAATATGACAAGGATTTACTGGAAGTTTGGGATGAGGCGAAGCGTTTACGCTGTGAATGGTTCAATGACTACGAGAAGACGGCATCGAAACCACCAATGGTCATTGCCGATTTGGATGTAATACAATTGGACTTCCGCG GCGATAATGTTGACTGTTGGATGGAGATTCAACATGGTAAAGGACCATGGGCGCCGCCGGTGAGCGGTATTGTGCCGTTAGGCTCTACACTCACACTTGTGGTTGCCATCAATGATTATCGCG GCGAATTCGATATGCGTGTCAAGTCGTGCGTCGCTTCCGATGGTTCCGGTCATGTTATCAATCTTTCCGATGAATTTGGTTGTGTTTTGCGTCCGAAGATGATCTCACGCTTCTTGAAGGCACGTGCGCCCGATGAGCGTGCCACCGTCATAACATATGCCTTCTTCCACGCCTTCAAGTTCCCCGACGCGCTGAGCGTACACATAAAATGCAAAGTGGAGATCTGCCGACACGGTTGTCTGGATCATTGTCAGCTTACTGGTAGCGTTAACGAGCGTAAAGATGTGCTCATGAACGAACCGCCAGGCAATCAGAACGAGCTCAGTCAAGAAAGTATAGGACATCAACCAGCGCTAGGCGGTATGCCTTTAGGTGGTGTTGGCGGCGGTGGTTTAGGTGGCGTTGGTGGTGGCGCTGGTGTTGGTATGGGTGGCGATGGTATGGGCGATCATGATATCTTCTACGATGACATAATACACAACCGCAAACAGCTGTCATCGATCAATAGTGGCATTGCCAACATATTGGATCAATTTAATATCCACGAAAAGAATGCTAACCTCTCGCCACGGCCGGTGCACGAAGAACCCGAAGACTCGGATCTCGACTCGTTATTCGGTGAAGATGAGTTGGCCGACTTGGATGAGGCACAATATATGGAACTGAAGAAGAGCGGTAAATTCCCGCATGGACCACGCCAATTTGAGGCGCAAAAACGTATGGGTGTGCCCATGGCGGGACCACGTTCGCTGGAGCCCAAAACTAATGACGATGCACCACATCCAATTTACCGCCCACAAGCGGAAGCATTGAAACGCACGCGCGAAGATCACATTGATCTCGATGCTAGTGAGgaattgttgaaacaaaaaacaaataaaaccgcTGACAGCGACGAACACGAAAAATCCACACGTCGTCGTCGCCGttcgatcgtgattgccgatcGGAAAGTGCGTAGCGCCGATGTTGGTGTTAGCGGTCTCTACGACGTCATCTCCGAAGCTGATCTTGCCTTCTCGCCAGACTCCAAACAGGAGGCGGTCACCGTATTCCAGGGTAAAATCAGCGAAGAGGTGGTCTATGGCATCTGCATGCCGGTGCCGGGCTTCAGCATACTTTTCATTGTCGTCATTTCGGCCACCATTGTATCCGCTTTGATTGCCGGCTCGCTGCTCTATCGCTATCAACTGCAAAAGGAGGCGCTCGAGAAGCAAACGCCAATGCCGGCGCCTGGTACTTTCGCCTCATGGATGACTTTGCGTCTCTTCCGCATGCGTCACAtgcaagagcaacaacaacgacagcaaATTGGCGGTACTGTGGCAGCTGCGAGTGCGGTTGCGCACGAAACGGTGCAGTAG
- the LOC126758811 gene encoding LOW QUALITY PROTEIN: uncharacterized protein LOC126758811 (The sequence of the model RefSeq protein was modified relative to this genomic sequence to represent the inferred CDS: substituted 1 base at 1 genomic stop codon) has translation MRKMRIKKILLTVMVFLSLQITLADDVDVVKAITGTEEISEHDNEVDQVALESESEPQQPPKVLYQHNIQQQQPGPGPARSKFDHLSKKKYXNIFLIATLGNHQSIPLSLGQPFGPPPPPAQLAYQGPPPPLPPQRPPPQQVHAQQVLPDLSVGASSNNEIWSSPVQDMPKIISLDVKCEKNGMKVFVKFDKPFYGIVFSKGHYSNMNCVHLPSGLGRTSATFDIGLHECGTSGNTENGLYGYGHESGSGTYFENIIVIQYDPQVQEVWDQARKLRCTWHDQYEKSVTFRPFPVDMLDVVRADFAGDNVGCWMQIQVGKGPWASEVSGLVKIGQTMTMVLAIKDDDSKFDMLVRNCVAHDGKRAPIQLVDQRGCVTRPKLMSRFTKIKNFGASASVLSYAHFQAFKFPDSMEVHFQCTIQICRYQCPDQCSDPNLQEVHHLQVGPESQYGPPPPQLHVDTYHVSSGIGKRRDERRVQRRTRAVDSEPEVGLNRIIKVVSSGDLTFAIDDQANGTTVAAPQTMVFPAREDGLICMTTPGFAITLIILLGILVTSCLISAVLYIRLRPFSSFAHSEKERAVAYTNPQLAGAMPVIQIPGPPSISQGTLTKTRTHT, from the coding sequence ATCACGCTTGCAGATGATGTGGACGTAGTCAAAGCCATCACTGGCACAGAGGAGATTTCCGAGCATGACAACGAGGTCGATCAGGTGGCGCTGGAATCGGAATCGGAGCCACAGCAACCACCAAAGGTGTTATATCAGCACaacattcaacaacaacaaccagggCCAGGACCAGCACGTAGTAAGTTCGATCATCtcagtaaaaaaaagtattgaaatatttttctaattgcGACTTTAGGCAATCATCAAAGCATTCCACTCAGTCTGGGACAACCTTTCGGTCCACCACCACCACCCGCACAGTTGGCTTATCAAGGCCCACCGCCGCCATTACCACCACAACGGCCGCCACCACAGCAAGTGCACGCACAACAAGTGCTGCCCGATTTGAGCGTTGGCGCCTCAAGCAATAACGAGATCTGGTCGTCGCCGGTGCAGGACATGCCGAAAATAATCTCACTGGATGTAAAGTGCGAGAAGAATGGAATGAAAGTATTTGTGAAATTCGATAAACCATTCTATGGTATTGTCTTCTCGAAAGGACACTATAGTAATATGAATTGCGTGCATTTGCCATCGGGACTGGGACGCACTTCGGCCACTTTCGATATCGGGCTGCATGAGTGTGGTACATCGGGCAATACTGAGAATGGTTTGTATGGTTATGGACATGAATCTGGTTCGGGCACCTACTTTGAGAATATTATTGTCATACAATACGATCCGCAAGTGCAGGAGGTGTGGGATCAAGCGCGTAAGCTGCGTTGCACATGGCACGATCAGTATGAGAAAAGCGTGACATTCCGGCCATTCCCCGTGGATATGTTAGATGTGGTACGCGCAGACTTTGCTGGCGATAATGTAGGTTGTTGGATGCAGATTCAAGTGGGTAAAGGCCCGTGGGCCTCAGAGGTCTCGGGATTGGTGAAGATCGGACAAACTATGACCATGGTGTTGGCTATCAAGGATGATGATTCCAAATTCGATATGCTTGTGCGCAATTGTGTGGCGCACGATGGCAAACGTGCACCCATACAATTGGTCGATCAACGTGGTTGTGTCACTCGGCCGAAATTAATGTCACGCTTTACGAAAATTAAGAATTTCGGCGCATCAGCGTCGGTGCTCTCCTATGCACACTTCCAAGCATTCAAATTCCCCGACTCCATGGAGGTACACTTCCAGTGCACAATACAAATCTGTCGTTACCAATGTCCCGACCAGTGTTCTGACCCCAATCTACAAGAGGTGCATCATCTGCAAGTCGGACCAGAGTCACAATATGGCCCACCGCCACCACAATTGCACGTCGACACTTATCATGTGAGCAGCGGCATCGGCAAGCGGCGTGACGAGCGACGTGTACAACGTCGTACACGTGCTGTCGATTCCGAACCGGAAGTAGGTCTCAATCGTATCATTAAAGTCGTTTCTTCGGGTGATCTCACCTTTGCCATTGACGATCAGGCGAATGGCACAACCGTTGCCGCGCCCCAAACCATGGTCTTCCCAGCACGCGAAGATGGTCTAATTTGTATGACAACGCCTGGTTTCGCGATCACTTTGATTATACTGCTTGGTATACTCGTAACCTCCTGTCTCATATCAGCTGTACTCTATATACGTTTGCGGCCGTTCTCATCCTTTGCTCATTCGGAGAAAGAGCGTGCAGTGGCTTATACGAATCCGCAATTAGCTGGTGCTATGCCCGTCATACAAATACCAGGACCTCCAAGTATCAGTCAGGGTACTCTGACTAAGACACGAACGCATACATGA